One segment of Cardiocondyla obscurior isolate alpha-2009 linkage group LG15, Cobs3.1, whole genome shotgun sequence DNA contains the following:
- the Aln gene encoding divergent protein kinase domain 1C — translation MNIRRLPGFMYHHKLATVLLTSSLLLVVYLLLHWGIMCTNLEAWRHVSSVCSQHRDGTAMGILCEPLCTERRIHSLACETLHAGKEAVFSAHWEATRLVFKASRTKTSSEQFESLYWIDASGSRHFPSEEDFVGMIKDLVFNKLNVTLSQHQLERLARLRTHRTETDVAKRQLEMENLWPLLQENEYLMTILYEDRDVFPQPIGTCGTFYAVEYVRPIETPTTVLALSDSKPEWAKRLKLAVMILNLLEEMETNFPEPLYLCDVKINHFGLPLGGQKLKFLDLDAVFPRTIVDRITSDGRSCEKHEDCDYFDCRSACSKNKRCESPVLNNNLQIICEKIFLGSTLSGTIIIPGLLMSEHTTSTMAVFLRQCANPDDSTTLPRAAAPGSLQKRLHNMLNEMEQEYSKFV, via the exons ATGAATATCCGTCGATTGCCCGGCTTCATGTACCATCACAAACTCGCGACGGTCCTCCTGACGTCCAGTCTGCTCCTCGTCGTCTACCTGCTCTTACATTGGGGCATAATGTGCACGAACCTCGAGGCCTGGCGTCACGTATCCAGCGTG TGTAGCCAGCATCGAGATGGTACCGCGATGGGAATTCTCTGCGAACCGCTGTGCACTGAGAGAAGGATACACTCTCTAGCATGTGAAACTCTTCATGCGGGGAAAGAAGCTGTTTTTTCCGCGCATTGGGAAGCGACGCGACTCGTATTCAAAGCTTCGAG GACCAAAACATCCTCAGAGCAATTTGAGTCTCTGTACTGGATAGATGCAAGTGGTTCACGGCATTTTCCGTCCGAGGAAGATTTCGTCGGCATGATCAAGGACTTGGTCTTCAATAAGCTGAACGTGACCCTCTCGCAACATCAGCTGGAAAGGCTCGCCCGATTACGCACCCACCGCACGGAGACCGACGTCGCGAAGCGTCAGCTGGAGATGGAGAATCTCTGGCCGCTGCTGCAAGAGAACGAGTATTTAATGACGATTTTATACGAAGATAGGGATGTGTTTCCGCAGCCGATCGGTACGTGCGGAACGTTTTACGCAGTCGAGTACGTCCGACCGATCGAGACACCTACGACGGTGCTAGCTCTGTCCGACTCGAAACCCGAATGGGCTAAAAGGCTGAAGCTCGCCGTAATGATCCTCAATTTGCTCGAGGAAATGGAGACGAACTTTCCCGAGCCGCTTTATCTCTGTGACGTGAAGATCAATCACTTCGGCTTACCCCTGGGCGGGCAAAAGCTGAAATTCTTAGATCTGGATGCAGTCTTCCCCAGAACTATAGTCGATCGCATCACTAGTGACGGTCGAAGTTGCGAAAAGCACGAAGACTGTGATTACTTTGACTGTCGGTCAGCGTGCTCCAAGAATAAGCGCTGCGAATCTCCAGTactcaataataatttacag ATTATTTGCGAGAAGATCTTTCTTGGCTCGACGCTCTCAGGCACAATCATTATTCCTGGGCTGCTCATGTCTGAGCATACTACTAGTACAATGGCAGTGTTTTTGAGACAATGTGCTAATCCAGACGACAGTACGACATTACCGCGTGCTGCAGCGCCGGGCAGTTTACAGAAACGACTTCACAACATGTTAAACGAGATGGAACAAGAATACTccaaatttgtataa
- the Atpsynf gene encoding putative ATP synthase subunit f, mitochondrial, with product MAKQLPFGGYPREYDPARHGPYDPARYYGKPDTPFLDLKLNEIPSWFSRRQKSPQAFAGLFSRAFWRWQHNYVHPRKGGVAPFFQIIGASMILFYVINYKKLSHHKNYKYH from the exons ATGGCGAAACAATTGCCGTTTGGTGGTTATCCTCGGGAATATGATCCTGCGAGACACGGACCGTACGATCCTGCACGCTATTACGGAAAAC CTGATACTCCGTTCCTCGATTTGAAACTCAATGAAATCCCGAGCTGGTTCTCAAGACGTCAGAAAAGCCCACAGGCGTTTGCAGGATTGTTTTCACGAG CTTTCTGGCGTTGGCAGCATAATTATGTGCATCCTAGAAAAGGTGGTGTAGCACCCTTCTTTCAAATCATTGGAGCCTCTATGATTCtgttttatgtaataaattataaaaagctAA GCCATCATAAGAATTACAAATACCACTAA